One genomic window of Corynebacterium sp. sy039 includes the following:
- the fbaA gene encoding class II fructose-bisphosphate aldolase, with translation MPIATPEVYNEMLDRAKNSGFAFPAINCTSSETINAALKGFAEAESDGIIQFSTGGAEFGSGLAVKNKVRGALALAAFAHEAAKAYDINVALHTDHCQKEVLDDYVRPLIAVSQERVDRGELPLFQSHMWDGSAIPIDENLVIAQELLEKARKAHIILEVEIGVVGGEEDGVEAKAGANLYTSTEDFEKTIDAIGTGEKGRYLLAATFGNVHGVYKPGNVKLRPEVLLEGQKVARQKLGLDESALPFDFVFHGGSGSEKEKIEEALRYGVIKMNVDTDTQYAFSRPIAAHMFSNYDGVLKVDGEVGNKKVYDPRSYMKKAEQSMSERVIEACQDLHSVGKSTAK, from the coding sequence ATGCCTATTGCTACCCCTGAGGTCTACAATGAGATGCTTGATCGCGCAAAAAACAGCGGTTTTGCATTCCCAGCGATTAACTGTACTTCATCTGAAACCATCAACGCTGCACTCAAAGGTTTTGCCGAAGCGGAGTCCGACGGTATCATACAGTTCTCCACCGGTGGTGCTGAGTTTGGTTCAGGCCTTGCAGTGAAAAACAAAGTACGCGGTGCACTTGCTCTGGCTGCTTTTGCGCACGAGGCAGCAAAAGCCTATGACATCAACGTCGCACTGCACACTGATCACTGTCAAAAAGAGGTGCTTGACGACTACGTTCGCCCACTCATTGCAGTGTCTCAAGAGCGCGTCGATCGTGGCGAGCTGCCATTATTCCAGTCACATATGTGGGATGGTTCCGCTATCCCTATCGACGAAAACCTCGTGATTGCCCAGGAGCTACTAGAGAAAGCCCGCAAAGCACACATCATCTTGGAGGTTGAGATCGGCGTCGTCGGTGGCGAGGAAGATGGCGTAGAAGCCAAGGCAGGGGCAAACCTTTACACTTCTACTGAAGACTTTGAGAAGACTATCGACGCAATCGGCACGGGGGAGAAGGGGCGCTATCTACTTGCAGCAACTTTCGGCAATGTGCACGGCGTTTACAAGCCAGGAAATGTGAAGTTGCGTCCAGAAGTGCTGCTAGAGGGGCAAAAAGTAGCGCGCCAGAAACTCGGATTGGACGAGAGTGCGCTACCATTCGACTTCGTATTCCACGGCGGTTCAGGCTCTGAAAAAGAAAAAATCGAGGAAGCATTGCGTTATGGCGTCATCAAGATGAATGTCGACACAGACACCCAATACGCATTTAGTCGCCCAATTGCTGCCCATATGTTCAGCAACTACGACGGCGTGCTCAAAGTAGATGGCGAAGTAGGCAACAAGAAAGTCTACGACCCACGTTCATACATGAAGAAAGCAGAACAAAGCATGTCCGAGCGTGTTATCGAAGCATGCCAAGACCTGCACAGCGTAGGAAAGAGCACCGCCAAGTAA
- a CDS encoding aromatic acid exporter family protein: protein MRSKGQISRTYSYLRGWDKTLQSRVRRVRYNLVSILQSALAAGIAFWVATDILGHARPFFAPMAAIIILGLSSGARIKRAIELSIGCSMGVALGDIIIMTIGTGHWQLGLTVFLALLVANFLSNAQLLMNQVAIGTILIATIMPPGSEDSVNRVIDALVGCGVGIVVMALIPHSPLAGGRREVAKVLQISSTVLADVAQGLKTNDGDLIGEAIRQVRGSQGNINAMLDAAKSGEEDTKVSPLLWASRRRVKSLIRILVPVDNSIRNTRVLARRAQVLVQDGDTVTEEQIDIIEELSEIVTRLHDLFLRPGEVLEAVEIPELTRNLRYLGARCSLDVAAHKVLSAQVILAQSRSIIVDLLQICGMSRESAVAVLSPTTQQPAYPPELWHN from the coding sequence ATGCGCAGTAAAGGACAGATATCTCGTACCTACTCGTATCTGCGGGGTTGGGACAAAACGCTCCAATCCCGAGTACGCAGGGTGCGTTACAATCTCGTCTCTATCCTGCAAAGCGCCCTGGCAGCTGGCATTGCCTTTTGGGTAGCCACTGACATCTTAGGGCACGCTCGACCTTTCTTTGCTCCCATGGCGGCAATTATTATCCTTGGGCTTAGCTCAGGTGCGCGCATTAAACGTGCAATTGAACTCAGCATTGGTTGCTCCATGGGAGTTGCTCTCGGTGATATCATCATCATGACGATCGGCACCGGACACTGGCAACTCGGACTTACTGTTTTTCTCGCCTTACTGGTAGCAAACTTCCTTTCTAATGCTCAGCTACTGATGAATCAGGTAGCCATCGGCACCATCCTGATCGCAACAATCATGCCCCCAGGCTCGGAGGATAGCGTCAATCGTGTCATCGATGCCCTTGTTGGATGTGGCGTAGGAATCGTCGTCATGGCACTCATACCCCATTCGCCTCTAGCAGGAGGGCGTCGTGAAGTAGCAAAAGTGCTACAGATTTCCTCCACAGTGCTTGCCGACGTTGCCCAAGGGCTAAAAACCAACGACGGTGACCTCATCGGCGAAGCCATCCGCCAAGTACGCGGCTCCCAAGGAAATATCAACGCCATGCTCGACGCCGCAAAATCAGGAGAAGAAGACACCAAAGTCTCCCCACTACTCTGGGCATCACGACGACGCGTAAAATCACTCATCCGAATCCTCGTGCCCGTAGACAACTCCATCAGAAACACCCGTGTACTCGCCAGACGCGCCCAGGTACTCGTCCAAGACGGCGACACCGTTACTGAAGAACAAATCGACATAATCGAAGAACTCTCCGAAATAGTAACCCGCCTCCACGACCTCTTCCTACGCCCAGGCGAAGTGCTCGAAGCTGTAGAAATCCCAGAACTCACCCGCAACCTCCGATATCTTGGCGCACGCTGTAGCCTCGACGTAGCAGCGCATAAAGTTCTCTCAGCACAAGTCATCCTCGCCCAATCACGCTCAATCATTGTAGACCTACTGCAAATATGCGGAATGTCCCGCGAATCAGCAGTAGCAGTATTATCACCTACCACCCAACAACCTGCCTACCCACCTGAACTCTGGCACAACTAA
- a CDS encoding HNH endonuclease signature motif containing protein codes for MELFNVFDALNSNGITFVRQAHEHFSKAPEIINRWKMDSRKLRAIVRLGRRLFKPAKDLPTEELDFLRKAIDSAQGLSLDVLLLIDKHVAKLQADVGVGKHELRLELTQAAHNIATYNAIDAHCRHRVSTLNARSIYRPCNSVHISQPDADNQIHIIARADADRIRPFLDLLERETEQAFRAQETHTRAQIRGEVFLNLLTQGKTNGDSALQPHIVVTLNQIGLDGQLNDGTYAVTDGTIHRAVNETLAPHGFISVLDDEKQPLYMGRIIRSAHIDQRLALAAQQILCAGPGCHRQARMLEAHHIHEWHKGGNTDINNLVMVCREHHKLITQGRAEIYYKQGKAIWRDKIRNIEYTNEHPVLQYSGSNLLNTTGEQSGHHEDADKT; via the coding sequence ATGGAACTGTTCAATGTATTCGACGCACTCAATAGCAACGGCATTACTTTCGTGCGCCAAGCACATGAGCACTTTTCTAAAGCCCCAGAAATCATCAACCGCTGGAAAATGGACTCAAGAAAATTGCGTGCCATCGTACGGCTAGGTAGGCGGCTCTTCAAGCCCGCCAAAGACCTCCCTACTGAGGAGTTGGATTTTCTCAGGAAAGCAATAGATTCTGCCCAAGGGTTGAGCCTGGACGTACTACTGCTCATCGACAAGCACGTAGCAAAACTACAGGCTGACGTGGGCGTCGGTAAGCACGAATTGAGGCTGGAACTGACACAAGCGGCGCATAACATTGCGACATATAACGCAATCGACGCGCACTGTCGACACCGAGTTTCCACGCTTAATGCCCGCAGCATATATCGCCCTTGCAACAGTGTCCATATTTCGCAACCGGATGCCGACAACCAAATCCACATCATTGCGCGCGCAGATGCAGACCGAATCCGCCCATTTCTCGATCTCCTAGAACGCGAAACCGAACAAGCCTTTCGCGCCCAAGAAACACATACGCGCGCGCAAATACGAGGAGAAGTGTTTCTCAACCTCCTTACTCAAGGAAAAACAAATGGCGACAGTGCACTCCAACCACATATCGTCGTAACGCTCAACCAGATCGGATTAGACGGGCAACTTAACGACGGCACCTATGCAGTAACTGACGGAACCATACACCGCGCAGTGAACGAAACACTCGCCCCACACGGATTCATCAGCGTGCTCGACGACGAAAAACAACCACTATACATGGGGCGAATTATCCGCAGTGCCCACATCGACCAGCGATTAGCGCTCGCGGCACAACAAATACTTTGCGCAGGCCCTGGATGTCACCGCCAAGCGCGAATGCTGGAAGCACATCACATACACGAATGGCACAAAGGAGGAAACACAGACATCAACAACCTTGTGATGGTCTGCAGAGAACACCACAAACTTATCACTCAAGGGAGAGCTGAAATTTATTACAAACAAGGAAAGGCAATCTGGCGCGACAAAATTCGCAACATAGAATACACAAACGAACACCCGGTACTGCAATACAGCGGCAGTAACCTACTCAACACTACGGGCGAACAATCTGGGCATCACGAAGATGCCGATAAAACGTAA